In Monodelphis domestica isolate mMonDom1 chromosome 4, mMonDom1.pri, whole genome shotgun sequence, one DNA window encodes the following:
- the LOC100617863 gene encoding olfactory receptor 56B1-like: protein MSPFMKVSNNSHYQVTEFILMGLPGIYSWQHWLSLPLALLYLLALSANLLIFITIWKEPKLYQPMYQFLSILSIVDMGLATTIMPKILAIFWFDAKSISLPECFAQIYAIHCFVGMESGIFLCMAFDRYVAICHPLRYPTIVTNSFVFKATAFMVLRNGLVVIPVPVLAAQRDYCSSNEIEHCLCSNLGVTSLSCDDRRVNSICQMIMALLGMGSDLSMIILSYAFILHSVLKLNSAEAVSKALGTCSSHLILILFFYTAIVVLCVTHLAGRKFPLIPVLFNVLHNIIPPALNPLVYAFRTQDLRLGFQKVLLAGIKSK from the exons ATGTCTCCATTTATGAAAGTTTCCAACAATTCCCACTACCAG GTCACAGAATTCATTCTCATGGGACTTCCAGGAATCTATAGCTGGCAGCATTGGCTCTCTCTACCCCTAGCCTTACTCTACCTCTTAGCCCTCAGTGCCAATCTTCTCATCTTTATCACCATCTGGAAGGAACCCAAATTGTACCAGCCCATGTACCAGTTCTTGAGCATCTTGTCTATAGTGGACATGGGACTGGCCACCACTATCATGCCCAAGATATTGGCCATCTTCTGGTTTGATGCCAAGTCCATCAGTCTTCCTGAGTGCTTTGCTCAGATCTATGCTATACACTGCTTTGTGGGCATGGAGTCTGGCATCTTCCTCTGCATGGCTTTTGACAGATATGTGGCTATTTGCCATCCCCTCCGCTACCCCACCATTGTCACAAACTCTTTTGTCTTTAAAGCCACAGCATTTATGGTGCTCAGAAATGGACTGGTGGTGATCCCAGTGCCTGTACTAGCTGCTCAGAGAGATTACTGCTCTTCAAATGAGATTGAACACTGCCTGTGCTCCAACTTGGGTGTCACCAGCCTGTCTTGTGATGACAGGAGGGTCAACAGCATTTGCCAGATGATCATGGCCTTGCTGGGAATGGGAAGTGACTTAAGCATGATCATCCTTTCCTATGCCTTCATCCTCCATTCCGTGCTGAAACTGAATTCTGCAGAAGCTGTATCCAAAGCCCTGGGCACCTGTAGTTCCCacctcatcctcatcctcttcTTCTATACAGCTATTGTTGTTCTTTGTGTCACTCACCTAGCAGGAAGAAAGTTTCCCCTGATCCCTGTGCTTTTCAATGTGTTGCACAACATCATCCCCCCAGCCCTCAACCCTTTAGTGTATGCATTTAGGACCCAAGACCTCAGGTTGGGCTTCCAGAAGGTCCTTCTGGCAGGCATAAAGAGCAAATGA